From a single Arachis hypogaea cultivar Tifrunner chromosome 3, arahy.Tifrunner.gnm2.J5K5, whole genome shotgun sequence genomic region:
- the LOC140182696 gene encoding phytochrome A-2-like produces the protein MTKSKAMGIHIINEVTEHIMTETLYGDSLRLQQVLADFLLICINFTPTGGQVVVAASLTKDQLGKSVHLANLEISITHDGVGVPKILLNQMFGQDGQESEEGISLLISRKLLKLMNGDVRYLREAGKSSFILTVELAASQKLIA, from the exons ATGACAAAGAGCAAGGCAATGGGTATCCATATAATCAACGAAGTCACGGAGCACATCATGACAGAAACCTTATATGGTGATAGTCTTAGGCTGCAGCAAGTCTTGGCTGACTTCTTATtgatttgcatcaattttacgCCAACCGGAGGTCAAGTTGTTGTTGCAGCCTCTTTAACAAAAGATCAATTAGGCAAATCAGTTCATTTGGCTAACTTGGAGATAAG CATAACACATGATGGTGTTGGTGTTCCGAAAATATTGCTGAACCAAATGTTTGGACAAGACGGACAAGAATCCGAGGAGGGTATTAGTCTGCTCATCAGTAGAAAGTTGCTGAAGCTAATGAATGGAGACGTGCGGTATCTGAGGGAAGCTGGCAAATCATCTTTCATCTTAACAGTTGAACTGGCTGCTTCCCAGAAATTGATTGCTTAA